A region from the Benincasa hispida cultivar B227 chromosome 10, ASM972705v1, whole genome shotgun sequence genome encodes:
- the LOC120087721 gene encoding E3 ubiquitin-protein ligase WAV3-like: protein MANKWKKVKMAIGNGMCLHLPQVAGDSTPSTTLPPTSSSQSLSPLPPTSNCRQSTPTHSFSSPRVSKSGSRSSKRTCAICLTTMKAGNGHAIFTAECSHSFHFQCITSNVKHGNQICPVCRAKWKEIPFQNTSSDCARPRTNPVGLAPDNQWMTIVQRMPPPRTDTTRQISSLFHGPEPVAYDDDEVLDQQPLATERNTSNDGASVHSCTDKVEVKTYPEISAVPRSVSHDYFSVLVHVKAPLSIAMVNNSRNQAALPPSNQPSRAPVDLVTVLDVSGSMAGTKLALLKRAMGFVIQNLGPSDRLSVISFSSTARRLFPLCRMTDHGRQQALQAVNSLKSNGGTNIAEGLRKGAKVLVDRKLKNSVASIILLSDGQDTYTFNGPSSARPQIDYQSLLPVSIHRNNQSGMQQIPVHTFGFGIDHDAVAMHMISDTSGGTFSFIETESTIQDAFAQCIGGLLSVVVQDLQVEVRCIHPSLQLGSIQAGSYQASITEHARLGSIYFGDLYAEEERDFLLTLNIPVDEFGGEMPLLKVKCVYKDPITKEPITLANESEVQIQRPDRVGEQVVSLEVDRQRNRFRAAEAISEARVAAERGDLTGAVSVLDNCYKTVSESASARAGDQLCAALCAELKEMQERMATRHVYESSGRAYVLSGLSSHSWQRATARGDSVDMGSAVQSYQTQSMVDMVSRSQTMILGPPPSQRTLRPTHSFPVRALQLPPPR, encoded by the exons ATGGCAAACAAATGGAAGAAGGTGAAAATGGCGATTGGGAATGGTATGTGTCTTCATCTTCCTCAAGTCGCTGGGGATTCCACTCCCTCTACTACCCTTCCTCCAACTTCCTCTTCTCAGTCCCTTTCTCCTTTGCCTCCTACTTCCAATTGCCGCCAATCCACACCAACCCATTCCTTCTCCAGTCCCCGCGTTTCCAAATCCGGATCAAGGTCTTCTAAG AGGACCTGTGCAATATGCTTGACCACCATGAAAGCAGGGAATGGCCATGCTATTTTCACTGCAGAGTGCTCTCATTCTTTCCACTTCCAATGCATTACCTCAAATGTAAAGCATGGGAACCAAATTTGCCCTGTTTGCAGAGCAAAATGGAAAGAAATCCCTTTTCAGAATACCAGTTCTGATTGTGCTAGGCCTAGAACCAACCCGGTTGGCTTGGCCCCAGACAATCAATGGATGACAATTGTTCAACGGATGCCTCCTCCTCGCACCGATACAACTAGGCAAATCTCCTCGCTTTTTCATGGCCCTGAACCAGTAGcttatgatgatgatgaagtTTTAGATCAACAACCTCTTGCCACCGAGAGAAACACATCAAATGATGGTGCCAGTGTTCATAGTTGCACTGATAAAGTAGAGGTCAAAACGTACCCGGAAATTTCAGCCGTTCCAAGATCAGTTTCTCATGATTATTTCTCTGTGTTAGTCCATGTCAAGGCTCCTCTCTCCATTGCAATGGTAAATAACTCCAGAAACCAGGCTGCATTGCCTCCATCGAATCAACCTTCTCGTGCACCAGTTGACCTTGTAACTGTGCTTGATGTTAGCGGCAGTATGGCAGGTACCAAACTTGCACTGCTCAAACGTGCTATGGGTTTTGTGATCCAGAATCTTGGCCCTTCTGACCGACTTTCTGTCATATCATTCTCCTCGACTGCTCGTCGCCTTTTCCCGCTTTGTCGAATGACTGACCATGGACGACAGCAGGCATTGCAGGCTGTTAATTCTCTAAAATCAAACGGTGGGACAAACATTGCTGAAGGCTTGAGGAAAGGTGCCAAGGTGTTGGTAGACCGCAAATTGAAGAACTCTGTTGCTAGCATTATACTGCTCTCTGATGGGCAGGATACATATACTTTTAATGGTCCTAGCAGTGCTCGTCCTCAAATAGATTATCAGTCCCTCCTTCCAGTTTCAATCCATCGCAATAACCAATCTGGAATGCAGCAGATTCCGGTTCATACGTTTGGATTTGGCATCGACCATGACGCTGTGGCAATGCACATGATTTCCGACACATCGGGTGGCACATTTTCGTTCATAGAAACTGAAAGCACCATCCAAGATGCATTTGCTCAGTGCATTGGTGGCCTGTTGAGCGTGGTGGTGCAGGATCTGCAGGTTGAAGTGAGATGCATTCACCCAAGTTTGCAGCTTGGTTCAATACAAGCAGGAAGTTACCAAGCCAGCATCACTGAACATGCAAGACTAGGCTCCATTTACTTTGGAGACTTGTATGCAGAAGAAGAGAGGGATTTTCTGTTGACACTCAACATTCCAGTTGATGAATTCGGAGGTGAGATGCCATTGCTCAAGGTTAAATGCGTCTACAAGGACCCCATTACCAAAGAGCCAATCACTTTAGCAAATGAAAGTGAGGTTCAAATACAAAGGCCAGATAGAGTAGGCGAACAAGTAGTGTCATTGGAAGTAGACAGACAGCGAAATAGATTCCGAGCGGCGGAGGCAATATCAGAGGCTAGAGTTGCTGCCGAGCGCGGGGATTTAACCGGTGCAGTGTCTGTGTTGGACAATTGTTACAAAACTGTGTCTGAATCAGCATCTGCTCGAGCTGGTGACCAATTATGTGCTGCTCTTTGCGCTGAGCTGAAGGAAATGCAGGAGAGAATGGCGACTCGCCATGTCTACGAGTCCTCTGGACGAGCTTATGTGCTGTCAGGATTGAGCTCGCATTCATGGCAGAGAGCAACTGCAAGAGGGGACTCAGTGGATATGGGAAGCGCAGTGCAGAGTTATCAAACGCAGTCAATGGTTGACATGGTGTCTCGTTCTCAGACCATGATATTGGGGCCACCGCCATCTCAAAGAACACTTCGTCCGACTCATTCTTTTCCGGTCAGAGCACTGCAACTGCCACCACCGCGGTAA